The sequence TTAATTTAATCAACAACGCTTTAAAATTTACCCAAAACGGACATGTAAATGTAATTGCAAAATTGTATGCAATTGAAGAAGAAAATGCAACCGTTTATTTTGAAATTGTTGATACAGGAATTGGAATTCCAGAAGACAAACTACAAACTGTTTTTGAAAGTTTTTCACAAGGTTCTATTGAAGTAAACCGCAAATATGGTGGAACCGGCTTAGGCTTGACTATTGTAAAAAAACTAATTGAGCTCCTTGGAGGCGAAATAAAACTTAAAAGCGAGGTGGGCAAAGGGTCAACTTTTACCTTTAAGCTGAATTTCAATATTAACACCGAGCCATTGGAGGTTGTCGAAGAAACCACCAAACTATACAGTGATACACAATTAGAGCATAAATCGATCTTATTGATTGAAGACAATAAAATCAATCAGATGATTACGCGTAAAATGCTGGAAAACAAAGCAATTTCTTGCGAAATAATCGATAATGGCGAAGAAGCTGTCGAACTTTTAAAAGTAAAGCGTTTTGATATGGTTTTAATGGATGTTCATTTGCCTGGCATTAACGGAACAACTGCCACAAAAATGATTCGAGAGTTTGACAAAACGACTCCAATTATTGCTTTGACTGCAATTTCGCTTGACGAAAACAGAGACATGCTTTTATCTTTTGGAATGAATGACGTGATTACAAAACCGTTTGTTCCAGATGAATTTTATAGCACAATTGCCAAGTTTTTTGATTAACTAAGATGCTAAGTTTTTAAGAAACTAAACTACTTTTTATGTACTCCAAAATTGTCGCATCAAAATTTTGCTGATGGTTTATAAAAGTGCTTTTTATTGGCAAATAATACAATTGAGAAACCAATTTTGAATCCTTCAAACGCACATAATCTTTCTCGGTTGTAATTATTTTTCTTCCTTTTGCTTTTTCTTGAATCGATTCTAAATCAGCATCAGAAAAATGATGATGATCAGGAAAAGTCAGGCATTCGTCATTTTCATTTTTTAAATAATCAAAAAATGGTTTCGGTTTTGCAATACCCGCTAAAAGCACTTTAGATTTGGGCTTAATTTTAGCAACCTCAACTTTTTCATTTTGCCCATAAATTACCTCATCATAATCTATAAAAGTAAAAAAGATTTGTTGCGAACAGCTTAATTTTAGTTTTAAACGAATTTCGGCTTGTTCTTCTTCAGATAAAATTTTAGGGCATTTTGTCACCACAACAACATTGGCTCTCGTTGCGCCGCTCCTGCTTTCGCGCAAATTCCCTGTTGGCAGCATAAAATCATCTACATACAAATCATCGTATGCGCTTAATAAAATATAAAAACCGGCTTTTACTTTTCTGTGCTGATAAGCGTCGTCTAGCAATACGATTTCTGGCTTTTCTTTCTGCGAAAGCAACTGCTGAATTCCATTTGTGCGATTGGCGTCAACTGCCACCATTACATTTGGAAATTTTTGATAAAACTGGAAAGGTTCATCGCCAAGAATTTCGGCAGTAACATTCTCATCGGCTAAAACAAAACCTTCTGATTTTCTTTTATAGCCACGACTTAAAGTTGCGATTTTATATTTATCAGTTAATAACCGAATCAAATATTCAATTTGAGGCGTTTTTCCGGTTCCGCCCACACTTAAATTGCCAACAGCAATTACAGGAATATCAAATGAAGTCGATTTTAAGATTCCTTTGTCAAAAAGAAAATTACGGATTGAAGTTATGAATCCATATATAATAGCGAAAGGGAAAAGTAATTTTCGGAGTAATTTCATTTTACGAAAGTATAATTTTTTTGTGCTATTAATAGAAATTGCTAAAATAAAAAAAATGGCAAAATTGTAAGTAAAAAAGCTTGCTTTAATTTTTCAAAAAGGCCAACAAACACAAGAGCTCACAAAGGAAAATCTGTACTATTTTTCTCAAATACAAACAAAAAAGAGGCATTTTGGCACTTAAAAATACGATAATTCTCATTTTATCATTAATAACATTTTATGATAGCTAAGAAATTAATCCTTAGCTTCTTTCATAAAAACTTAAAAAATTGTCAGAAAAAAATATAAAAACAAAAAATTATTATACTATTTTTAGAACGAATTTTCTTTAAACAATTTAAAACCCCAAGTGCACGTGGCAAAGTTTTAATGGCAAGAAATCAAAAAACCTAAAAACATTTATTAATATCAAAAATCGTAAAAGATGAAAAAATTAAAATTAGAGAACTTAAAAGTTAAAACTCTAACTAAAGAAGAACAAAAAACTGTTAAAGGAGGTCTAGAACAAGAGTTTTTATCTATTGGAGTTACGTGCAGTTTAAGAAATTCTTGCGAAAGAGTTTGCGGACCAATAATTGCTTAATAAAAAATATTTTAGCATTTAGAATAGTTATCTAATAACTGTTCCAACTCACACAAGGGCTATCCATTACAGATAGCCTTTGGTTTTTATTCTTCCAAACCAGCTTATTTAAGTGAATTCTGATTAGAAAACTAATAGATCATGAAATTTTTTTTTACGTTATGTTGCATTTTACTTTTAAATTTTACTTTTTCACAAAATATAATACCAGGCAAATATTCTACAATCAATAATAGCAACTACACTTTTTTAGACACAATTCTTAAAAATAAAAAAATCGTTTTATTGGGAGAGCAATCTCATGGCGACGGGGCTACTTTTGATGAAAAAGTAAATCTCATAAAGTATTTGCATGAAAAACAGAAATACAATAGTATTGTTTTTGAAAGTGGAATGTATGATCAATACAAAGCATTTCAAGAATATTCCAAAAAAAAGACTTCAATAGCAGTTTTCGACCAGAGTATCTTAGATATATGGTCTGATACCAAAGCATTTCAAAATTTGCTTCTTTATATTGAAGAATGCGCCCAAAAAAAAGATACTATAAAAATCTTAGGATTTGATACTCAAGAAGGAGTGTTTTTTTCGAATCATTTTATGAGTGATCTCACTGAATTGATTAAAAACAGAAAAATCAATATTGCAAAAAATAGCTTGACAAGAATAGAAAAAGCTTTTGTTTTTAGAGATTTGGAGCGCATTGCCAATAACAAAAAAGATTCTACTGATTTGTATCAGGATTTTCATTTTCTAGTAAATGCTCTGAAAGAAATAAAAGACCCGACTTTTCATGAAAAAATGATGAAACAGGTTATTATTAGCAAAATTTCGGATGTCGATTTTGAAATCATGCAATTACAAAACCAAAAAATTGCGGTTCAAAATCCAAGAGACGAGCAAATGGCAAAAAATTTGATTTTCTTATCTGAAATGTATCCAAATGAAAAAATGATTTGCTGGGGAGCTTCATATCATTTTTCAAAAAACATCGACCAAACAGAATATACTGAAGTCACTGAAAGCTATTTACAAAAGCAATCGAATATTGAACTTAAAACTACTGGTTTTACAGATTATATTCCCGGCGAAGGAGCGAAACTCCTTGAAGGCGCTTTACCAATGGGTGGCTTTTTAAAGAATTATTTTAAGGATGAAATTTATAGTATTGCGTTTTCTTCTTATGAAGGCTCATATGGACGCGTAGATGGCAAATCGTTCCCTATTCTTACTCCTCCTGAAAATAGCATCGAATTACAAAATGCAAACAAGGGCTATAATAAAACTTTTTTCGAATTTGACAAGAAAGACACGAAGCGATATTATTGCTCCGCATTTGGAAACATTCCTATAAAAGCGAGATGGAATGCTATTTTTGATGGCTTTTTTTTCATTAAAAAATCATATCAGCCTGAAGCAAGATTTTTTGAAAAAGAAAACTATGTACCAACCCTAAAAGATGCATTTGTACTAAATGGAAAAATAAATGATTTTAAAAATCATAAAATCATAGCAAATGCCGACATCATAATGCTTCAAACAAATAAAAGCATTCTAGCAAATAAAGAAGGTGCATTTTCTATCATTGTAGATAAAGCCAAATTTAACAACAAAATTATTGTATCGGCTTTTGGGTATATTTCAGATACGATTTCAATTAAAAATCTTGTTGATGCCAATAAACATTTTATAAAGGTAAAATTAAGACCATTTCAATTTCAAGCTATTAATTTAAATGAAGTTGTGATAAATTCAAACTCAAAATTATTATCTGCAGAAGAAATCGTAGCAAAAGCTCAGCTCAATATTGAACTTAATTACAATCAAAATCCTTACAATCAAACATTTTTCTTTCGCAATCAAGTGATCAAAAACAATGAGGTTATTTCGCAGGACGAATCAATTATAACGACTTATAATTCAATGGGAATGAAAGGCGTCAATAATCCTGATGAAAAAATATTTGGAGAAATATTGCAAACTCGTGAAATTGTAAAAAACACTTCACAAAATAAACTCGGCAGTATGAACACTTTTGCATTTTTGTTTGATCGTGACCTTATATTAAGCAAAGCCAATGTACTTTATAAACCGGAATCCTATACTTTAAAAAAAGAAGGCATTGTCCCTTATAATGACCAGAAAGTTTATAAAATAAGTTTTCAAAACAATGAACCTGGAGCTTATTCTACTGGTTATGGTTATCCGGCACCAAAAAAATCATCGGGCGTTTTATATATAGACACACAAACATTTGCCATATTAAAATATGAACATTGTGTGGCGAGAGAACCGTTTGAAGTAAAAAGCCAAGCGGGCAAAACTGCCCAAATGAATCATAAAATCACAATAACGTATAAATTATCAGAAGGAAAATATTTTATCAATTATCTAAATGTAATAGACAAATCAATCATCACCTCAACAGCTGACAATTCTTTTTTATACGACACTTATAATGTCAACAACTTAATGTCTACGGAAGTAAAAACAACAAATACTCAAAAACTTAATCGACCACTTTTAAAAATTGGTTTAAATAATACTGTTCAGGAAAATTTAGACTTTTGGAAAAATAATAGTTTTATCCTACCTGATGAAAAAATCATTTTCGATTTATGTTATTAACGAAAAATCAGCAAAAGAGCATGAATCCTATAATTACAAGAATAGAAGAAAAAATATGGCAATCTGTTGAAACAGAAAAAAGAATAGGTGCTCTGGATGGTCTGTCTGGAATTGCTTTATTTTATAATTATCTGCTGGAGATTGAATATCAGGAGGAATATCAAAATAAATTGTTTACGATAATTGACAAAATTGGCGATCTAATTTCTGAAGAAAGCTACAATTCATCTTTATGCTCCGGAATAGCTGGATATGCTTGGGTTTTAGCAAAAATGAAAAACAAAAACCTAGAAATTGAAGAAGATTATTTTGAAGCACTAGATGCTCTTTTAGAAGAAAGTCTGACCGAAGAAGCTAACAAGAATTATTATGATTTTTTGCACGGCGCATTTGGCATCGCTTTATATTTTATAGAACGATATAAAACTACAAAGAACAAAGACATCGAACATATTTTAGTCCAGTTTTCAAATAATCTGATAGACAAAATAAAGAACAATCCGAAAGACCTATTTTTAAGCAACTCTGAAAAACCAAATCTTAAATGCTATTATTTTGGCTTAGCACATGGTATATCGGGCATTCTAAATTTTCTGATTCATCTTCAAACAAATCTTGACAAAAATAGTCCAGATGTTCATACGGCAATTTATACCATAATTGAATTCATGGATACTTTTAAAATTTTTGATGAGGAATCTAAACAATATTATCCAAGTCAAATTTTTGAAGATAACTTATCTGTTACAAAAGCGCGACTTGGCTGGTGTCAGGGCGATTTAGGCATAGCAAATGCAATTCTTAATTCAGGATTATTTTTAAACAATTCAAACATACAAGAAGAAGCTGTTGCCTTAATCGATTCAACTAGAAAAATAAAAGTAAAAGAATCTTTAGCAAACGATTTTGCGATTTGTCATGGTTCAGCTGGCATAATATTGCAATATTATTTAGCCATGGCAAAAACAAAAGTACCAACTACGGATACAATGATGATTTGGCATGAAAATCTAAAAAAACAAACTAATGATTTTTCAGATTTTAAAAGTTTTTTTATTGATAAATACATAAATGAAACCAATATTTTGAACGGCGCCGCAGGTCTTGGACTTGCATTATTGACAATAGAAAACAAAATCCAATCAGACTGGACCGAATGTTTAAATTTATATTAGAGACTTTTCTATCCAAATTCAAAAACCAAACCGTGCATTCCATTTAATAGCCAAAACAAAATTTTAAAATGAAGTTTTTTAATACCATTATCAAAAGAACTGCGTCATTCCCTATTGAATCTTATACTGAAAACCGCAATAATATTAAGGCGTTTTTTTTCAACAATGATTTATTTCAATTATCTATTTTATTCGCTTCAAGAAGTTTATATAACGATGTTAAAAAAAACAAATCAGGCAAAACCAATCTTTCGCTAAACAAATATTTCTCGAGAGCTCATTTTAACCCAATTCCGTTCGGACTTTTTACCAGTGTTGGTTCTTCTGAATGGCGCGACAAAACGGTTTTATTAAAATCAAAACTTTTAGAACTTAAAGTAGAATTTGACAATTTATATATTTCTGAAAAAACCAACCTTATAAACGCTGAAGAGTGGAAACAATATAGGTATTTTACAAATCCTTCCGTTCACTTTTTAAGTCCGGAAAAAATTAGTTTTTATAAATCTCAAAAATTACCCATTGGATCTTATGAAACAAAATATGTAGAGCTCGATTATGACGAAGATATTCAGTGGCTGCTTGACCGATTCAAAAACGGAACTAGCATTAAAGATGTGACTAATGATTTACTTGAAAATGAATTCTCATTATCAGAAATTGATGCCTTTTTATTAGAAATTATTAGTGCCGGACTTATCATTAACGAAGTAACATTTCATCCCTATCGAGAAACAATCTATAAAAACTCGGTTCCTTCGACATTAATAAATCTTAGTACATATAAATTAGAATCAAAAAATGATTTCGATTACTTTACGACAAATTATATAGCAGAACAAGATATTTATTTGTCTGAAGAAGGAATACAAAGTAGTTACTCCCATTCTATTTCATTATTTGAAAAAGAATCCGATTATTTAGATTCTAAAATTCAAGAAAAACTATTCAAATACATCCAATTTAATGTAAATTATAATAGCGATTATACACCAATTACAAATTCAGTATTAGAATTTGGCAATAAATTTTATCATAGTTTTAGCGACGGCTACATTCCTTTGAGCAAAGTATTTAATCCTTACTCAGGATTAAAATATAGTACAACTGAATTCAAAAATGAGAACAAACTTCATTCGGATATATTATCGCAAATTTTGACCGCGTCCTCAAAAGAAGTTCTTCTTAAAAATGTAAAAACATCCATAAAAAGCAAAAACCAATTACCGGCAACTTTCAATGTTATTTTCGAAATATTGAATTGCAAAATTACCGGAAAAGAAATTGTGTATTGCAAATCAGTGACTGGAACTTCTGCAATAAACCTATTATCAAGATTCAATCACATTTCTGAAGCTGCATGTCAAGATATTGCAAATTTTGAAAAAGAAATCTATAAGGATAAAATCATTGCCGAAATAAACATGATTGCCAAACCACGAGCTACAAATATTATTTCCTCTCATCAATATTACGATTATAATATTCCTATAAATACGGCACATTCAGAAAATTCAAACCCAATTTACTTAGCTGATCTTTATTTGCGTTTTAATGGATCTGGCTTTGTTCTAGTTTCTAAAAAACATCAGAAAGAAATAATTCCCCGAGTAACATCAGCGATAAACAATGGGTTATCTGATTCTGAAGCGCATCGATTTTTGGCAGATTTACAGTCACAAAATAATGAAATTCATCATATAAACTTCAATCTAAATTATTACAAGAATTTTTATTTACCCTATGTTCCTAGAATTTATCTTGATGATGATCTTTTACTATATCCGGCGCAACTTTTAGTGGCAAACAACAATTATACTTTTGAGCAGTTTAAAAAAGTGTTATTTGAAAATGTAGAAAAAAATGATTTTTCTAAAAGAGTTTCTTTAACAGATAAAAAAGGAGAGATCATTATCGATATTGAAAATGACGAGCATTTGGAAATTTTGTTTTCCAGATTTAGCACATCTAATACTTTCTATATTTCAGAATCATTGTATGAATCTTTTTTTCCTGCAATATCTTCTAACGAGAAACATCATGCTCATGAATTTGTGGCAAGTATCAAAAACACCGAATTTACATCTGTAAAAAACACTTTTAAAATCCCTGAGGAAGATAATTTTGAAACCGTAAATGTTCCAGTATTATCAAATTGGTTATACTTGGATTTAACCTGTAATCCTTATGCCCAAAATGATTTGCTGACCATTATTTATGATGCAATTTTATCTGAGGAAACAGTCGATCAATTCTTTTATGTAAGATATAATTATCCCGAAAATCACTTAAGAGTAAGGTTTAAAACAGAATCCAAAAAATTAAAAGAACATATTATCAGTGAAATCAACAATCTGAAAACTAAAAATTTCATTCTTACTTACAAAATCTTGCCCTATGAACCAGAAACTTATAGATACGGCGGAAAAGAATTATTAAACGTAACTGAATCAATTTTTAGCAAAGACAGCTTCGACACCATTCAAAATATTCTAAAAACAGAACCAAATGACGAAAAAATAATTTGTTTTTCAGTCTTAAAAATACAGTACTATTTTAGTCTTTTTGGCTTCACTTTAGATCAAATGATCATGCTCTGCGATGCCAATATTGAAAGTTTTTCAAATGAATTTACTTTATCGGCAACTTTAAGGAAAGAACTCAATCAAAAGTTTTCAGTCGTAAAAAATAAATTCGACGATATAATTTATGCTAATTTTCTTAACGACGAAAGTTTAAAATCAACCCTGAAAAGTCATTTAGAAAAAAGTGATTTAATTAGATCTAATTATGCTGCCGATTTGATTCATATGAGTCTCAATCGCCTTTTTGATAAAGAGCAACGCTACAATGAATTTAAAAGTTATTATTGGGCAAAGCTTTACTTCAACAGACTAAAGTTTACAAAAAATGCCAATTAACAGCAATCGACATCGTTTCCTTGATTGTAATAGTTTAGAATTTGGATTACTTTTGTTGTTCACCTTAACTTTTTGAAACACGAATGAAAATTAAAGAAATAATAGCGGTTCTTGAAGAAATGTCACCTTTGGCTTACGCCGAGGATTTTGACAACGTTGGGCTTTTAGTTGGCAATTCGGAAGCCGAAAGTACTGGCGTTTTAGTTTGCCATGATGCCTTAGAAAATGTAATGGATGAAGCTATCTCTAAAAACTGTAATTTGGTAGTTTGTTTTCATCCGATATTATTTTCTGGAATTAAAAAAATTACAGGCAAGAATTATGTAGAGCGCGCGATTTTAAAAGCAATTAAAAATGATATTGCCATTTATGCCGTTCATACTGCACTTGATAATCATTCGGCCGGCGTTAATAAAATTTTCTGCGATGCATTAGGTTTGACAAATACCAAAGTTTTGATTCCGAAACAAAATTTCATTCAAAAATTAGTAACTTATACCGTTCCAGAAAACGCTCAAAAAGTACGTCAAGCATTATTTGATGCTGGCGCTGGAACAATTGGAAATTATGACAATTGCAGTTTCAACTCGAATGGAATTGGCACATACAAAGGAAATTCTGAAAGCAATCCGGTAATTGGTGAGCGTTTTGAATTAACAGAAACCGAAGAGATCAAAATCGAAGTTACGTTTGAAAAACATCTTCAATCCCGAATTTTAAAAGCACTTTTTGCAAATCATATTTATGAAGAAGTGGCATACGAGATTTATAATCTTGAAAATTCGCATCAGAATATAGGTTTGGGAATGATTGGCGAATTTGAAAATGAAATGAATGAAAAAGAATTTCTTCATTTTGTAAAAAATAAAATGATTGCAGATGGAATTCGCCATTCTGCTTTTTTAGGAAAAAAAATCAAGAAAGTAGCTGTACTTGGAGGTTCAGGAAGTTTTGCTATAAAAAATGCAATTCAAGCTGGAGCCGATGCTTTTTTGACTGCCGACTTAAAATATCACCAGTTTTATGAAGCCGAAAACAAGTTACTTTTGGCAGATATTGGTCATTTTGAGAGCGAACGCTATACAAAAAATTATATTGTTGATTATCTTCGAAAAAAAATTCTTAATTTTGCAATCATTTTATCGGAAGAAAATACAAATCCAGTTAAGTACTTATAAAATATGACGAATACGAAAGAATTAAGTGTTGAGGACAAGTTAAGAGCAATATACGATTTACAGCTTATTGACTCTAGAATTGACGAAATCAGAAACGTTAGAGGAGAACTTCCTTTAGAGGTTGAAGATTTAGAAGATGAAGTTGCAGGTTTGAGCACTCGTTCAGAGAAACTGAAAGGTGAACTTGAAGTGATTGAGGAGCAAATCAAAGCAAAGAAAATTGCTATTGAGGAGCATAAAGAGGTTATTAAAAAGTACACTAAACAACAAGAATCAGTACGTAACAACAGAGAATTTAATTCTTTGACAAAAGAAGTTGAATTTCAAGAATTAGAAATTCAATTGGCTGAAAAGCAAATCAAAGAAATGAAAGCTTCAATCGAGCACAAAAAAGAAGTTATTTCTAACTTAAAAGAAAAACTTGATGCTAAAAGCTCTCATTTAAAACATAAAAAATCTGAATTAGACGCTATTATGGCTGAAACTCAGAAAGAAGAGGCTTTCTTGACTGAAAAATCTGCTGAATATGCTGCACAAATCGAAGATAGATTATTAGCAGCTTACAACAGAATCAGAAGCAGTGTTCGTAACGGATTGGCTGTAGTATCTATCGAAAGAGGAGCTTCTGCTGGATCTTTCTTTACAATTCCACCTCAAACTCAGGTTGAAATTGCTTCAAGAAAGAAAATCATTACTGATGAGCACTCTGGAAGAATTTTAGTTGACACACAGTTAGCTGAAGAAGAAAAAGAAAAAATGGAACAATTGTTCGCAAAATTCTAAATATCAAGTCCCGATTAAATCGGGACTTTTTTTTGTTAAATATTTTTTTTGCCACTAATTTCACTAATTTCCACTAATTTTTAATTTGTTTCTAAATGGAATAAAAATTCGTGCTAAATTTGTGTAATTCGTGGCGAAACTTTTTTTTAATCGATTCCCGCATATTATTCTACATTTAAATTACTTGTTTTGGGAATTAAAAAAGGCATTCGTTTTATTACATTAAAATCTGTTGGATCTTATATTAACTTTTTGAGTTACGTGCGTCCACAAAAAGCAATGGAGCTTTCTTATGCGCTTTTCAGTCAGCCTCGAATTGGGCGATTAAAAAAAGAAGAGCTTCCGAAAGTTTTGAGAAATACTGAAACAGAAATATTTCATCATAACGAACATCATTTTCAAACTTATATTTGGAAAGGAAACGAAACCAAAATTCTATTGGTCCACGGCTGGGAAAGCAATGCTTCACGCTGGAAAAAAACCTTACCACATCTTCAAAAATCGGGAAGCACTATAATTGCCATTGATGCGCCTGCACACGGACAAAGCAGCGGAAAAGAATTCAACGTGCCGCTTTATGCTGAATTCATCAATAAAGCGGTTGAAAAATATCAACCAGAAATTATTATCGGTCATTCTATCGGCGGTGCGGCATCAGTATATCATCAATATTTATTTCCGAATACGAGTATCAACAAAATGGTGATTCTTGGAGCGCCTTCTGAACTAAAAACTTTGATCGACAATTATGTTTCGATGTTGAGCTTAAATACCAAAATGTTTTCACTTTTAGAAAGCAAATTCATGGATCGCTTCAACTTTAAACTTGAAGATTTTTCTGGACAGAAATTTGCATCAGAATTTAATATTCCGGGATTAATTGCACATGATGTTTCAGATAAAATTGTTGCTTTTGAAGAAGGAAAAAAAATAGCCAGCAACTGGAAAAACAGCCAATTTATTGAAACCAGCGGTTTAGGTCACGGAATGCATGATGATGAATTGTACGATAAAGTGATTGAGTTTTTATTTGAAGGTACAAAGTAACAGAGTCACAAAGGGCCAAAGGTTTTGTCGCATTTTTGTCACCCTGAGCGAAGTCGAAGGGCCACAAGTAGCTCGACAAAGATTGACATTTTCAGGAACAGAGTTTCTTGTATTCCTTCGACTTCACTCAGGATGACAAGCGTTATCTACACAACAATCTTAAAATACCTCAACAACTCCTTTTTTCCTTTTGCAGTGACAATTATCGCTCTGGAGTTTTCAGTTTTCCTGAGC comes from Flavobacterium sp. KACC 22761 and encodes:
- the lpxK gene encoding tetraacyldisaccharide 4'-kinase, which gives rise to MKLLRKLLFPFAIIYGFITSIRNFLFDKGILKSTSFDIPVIAVGNLSVGGTGKTPQIEYLIRLLTDKYKIATLSRGYKRKSEGFVLADENVTAEILGDEPFQFYQKFPNVMVAVDANRTNGIQQLLSQKEKPEIVLLDDAYQHRKVKAGFYILLSAYDDLYVDDFMLPTGNLRESRSGATRANVVVVTKCPKILSEEEQAEIRLKLKLSCSQQIFFTFIDYDEVIYGQNEKVEVAKIKPKSKVLLAGIAKPKPFFDYLKNENDECLTFPDHHHFSDADLESIQEKAKGRKIITTEKDYVRLKDSKLVSQLYYLPIKSTFINHQQNFDATILEYIKSSLVS
- a CDS encoding erythromycin esterase family protein, yielding MKFFFTLCCILLLNFTFSQNIIPGKYSTINNSNYTFLDTILKNKKIVLLGEQSHGDGATFDEKVNLIKYLHEKQKYNSIVFESGMYDQYKAFQEYSKKKTSIAVFDQSILDIWSDTKAFQNLLLYIEECAQKKDTIKILGFDTQEGVFFSNHFMSDLTELIKNRKINIAKNSLTRIEKAFVFRDLERIANNKKDSTDLYQDFHFLVNALKEIKDPTFHEKMMKQVIISKISDVDFEIMQLQNQKIAVQNPRDEQMAKNLIFLSEMYPNEKMICWGASYHFSKNIDQTEYTEVTESYLQKQSNIELKTTGFTDYIPGEGAKLLEGALPMGGFLKNYFKDEIYSIAFSSYEGSYGRVDGKSFPILTPPENSIELQNANKGYNKTFFEFDKKDTKRYYCSAFGNIPIKARWNAIFDGFFFIKKSYQPEARFFEKENYVPTLKDAFVLNGKINDFKNHKIIANADIIMLQTNKSILANKEGAFSIIVDKAKFNNKIIVSAFGYISDTISIKNLVDANKHFIKVKLRPFQFQAINLNEVVINSNSKLLSAEEIVAKAQLNIELNYNQNPYNQTFFFRNQVIKNNEVISQDESIITTYNSMGMKGVNNPDEKIFGEILQTREIVKNTSQNKLGSMNTFAFLFDRDLILSKANVLYKPESYTLKKEGIVPYNDQKVYKISFQNNEPGAYSTGYGYPAPKKSSGVLYIDTQTFAILKYEHCVAREPFEVKSQAGKTAQMNHKITITYKLSEGKYFINYLNVIDKSIITSTADNSFLYDTYNVNNLMSTEVKTTNTQKLNRPLLKIGLNNTVQENLDFWKNNSFILPDEKIIFDLCY
- a CDS encoding lanthionine synthetase LanC family protein; this translates as MNPIITRIEEKIWQSVETEKRIGALDGLSGIALFYNYLLEIEYQEEYQNKLFTIIDKIGDLISEESYNSSLCSGIAGYAWVLAKMKNKNLEIEEDYFEALDALLEESLTEEANKNYYDFLHGAFGIALYFIERYKTTKNKDIEHILVQFSNNLIDKIKNNPKDLFLSNSEKPNLKCYYFGLAHGISGILNFLIHLQTNLDKNSPDVHTAIYTIIEFMDTFKIFDEESKQYYPSQIFEDNLSVTKARLGWCQGDLGIANAILNSGLFLNNSNIQEEAVALIDSTRKIKVKESLANDFAICHGSAGIILQYYLAMAKTKVPTTDTMMIWHENLKKQTNDFSDFKSFFIDKYINETNILNGAAGLGLALLTIENKIQSDWTECLNLY
- a CDS encoding thiopeptide-type bacteriocin biosynthesis protein — translated: MKFFNTIIKRTASFPIESYTENRNNIKAFFFNNDLFQLSILFASRSLYNDVKKNKSGKTNLSLNKYFSRAHFNPIPFGLFTSVGSSEWRDKTVLLKSKLLELKVEFDNLYISEKTNLINAEEWKQYRYFTNPSVHFLSPEKISFYKSQKLPIGSYETKYVELDYDEDIQWLLDRFKNGTSIKDVTNDLLENEFSLSEIDAFLLEIISAGLIINEVTFHPYRETIYKNSVPSTLINLSTYKLESKNDFDYFTTNYIAEQDIYLSEEGIQSSYSHSISLFEKESDYLDSKIQEKLFKYIQFNVNYNSDYTPITNSVLEFGNKFYHSFSDGYIPLSKVFNPYSGLKYSTTEFKNENKLHSDILSQILTASSKEVLLKNVKTSIKSKNQLPATFNVIFEILNCKITGKEIVYCKSVTGTSAINLLSRFNHISEAACQDIANFEKEIYKDKIIAEINMIAKPRATNIISSHQYYDYNIPINTAHSENSNPIYLADLYLRFNGSGFVLVSKKHQKEIIPRVTSAINNGLSDSEAHRFLADLQSQNNEIHHINFNLNYYKNFYLPYVPRIYLDDDLLLYPAQLLVANNNYTFEQFKKVLFENVEKNDFSKRVSLTDKKGEIIIDIENDEHLEILFSRFSTSNTFYISESLYESFFPAISSNEKHHAHEFVASIKNTEFTSVKNTFKIPEEDNFETVNVPVLSNWLYLDLTCNPYAQNDLLTIIYDAILSEETVDQFFYVRYNYPENHLRVRFKTESKKLKEHIISEINNLKTKNFILTYKILPYEPETYRYGGKELLNVTESIFSKDSFDTIQNILKTEPNDEKIICFSVLKIQYYFSLFGFTLDQMIMLCDANIESFSNEFTLSATLRKELNQKFSVVKNKFDDIIYANFLNDESLKSTLKSHLEKSDLIRSNYAADLIHMSLNRLFDKEQRYNEFKSYYWAKLYFNRLKFTKNAN
- a CDS encoding Nif3-like dinuclear metal center hexameric protein, translating into MKIKEIIAVLEEMSPLAYAEDFDNVGLLVGNSEAESTGVLVCHDALENVMDEAISKNCNLVVCFHPILFSGIKKITGKNYVERAILKAIKNDIAIYAVHTALDNHSAGVNKIFCDALGLTNTKVLIPKQNFIQKLVTYTVPENAQKVRQALFDAGAGTIGNYDNCSFNSNGIGTYKGNSESNPVIGERFELTETEEIKIEVTFEKHLQSRILKALFANHIYEEVAYEIYNLENSHQNIGLGMIGEFENEMNEKEFLHFVKNKMIADGIRHSAFLGKKIKKVAVLGGSGSFAIKNAIQAGADAFLTADLKYHQFYEAENKLLLADIGHFESERYTKNYIVDYLRKKILNFAIILSEENTNPVKYL
- a CDS encoding zinc ribbon domain-containing protein; its protein translation is MTNTKELSVEDKLRAIYDLQLIDSRIDEIRNVRGELPLEVEDLEDEVAGLSTRSEKLKGELEVIEEQIKAKKIAIEEHKEVIKKYTKQQESVRNNREFNSLTKEVEFQELEIQLAEKQIKEMKASIEHKKEVISNLKEKLDAKSSHLKHKKSELDAIMAETQKEEAFLTEKSAEYAAQIEDRLLAAYNRIRSSVRNGLAVVSIERGASAGSFFTIPPQTQVEIASRKKIITDEHSGRILVDTQLAEEEKEKMEQLFAKF